A segment of the Acidimicrobiales bacterium genome:
GGCGGCCGTGGCGGTCGGGGCCGGTCCAGTCGGCGAACCCGTACGGCTCGAGCGAGTCACGCAGGTCGGGCCCCCGACTCAGGTGCCACTTGCCCAGGTACGCGGCGTGGCACCCGGCCCGGTCGAGCATGGTGCCGAGCGTCGGCACCGCCGGGTCGAGCGACGCCTGCCACGGCAGGTCGACGTTGTCGCCCATCCCCACCGTGGGGGCGTGGTGCCCGGTGAAGATCGTGGCCCGGCTGGGTGTGCACAACGACGCCGCCGAGTAGCACCGACGGAAGGTGAGGCCCTCGGCGGCCAGGCGCTCGCGGGTCGCGAAGCGCACGTCGTCGGGGAACCAGGCCCGGCGACGCTCCTGGTCGGTGAGGAGCAGCAGCACGTTGGGGGCGCGGGCCACCAGCCCCACCGTACGACCAGAGGCCGGGCGGCGTGCCCGGGAGCCCCGACACCCCCCTTGTATCCTCGCCCCGTGGGGCTGAAGGGCTTCGAGCGGCGCCTCGAGCGTATGGTCGAAGGCGTGTTCGCACGCGCCTTCCGCAGCGAGCTCCGCCCGGTCGAGCTGGGCCGCCGGCTCGTGCGCGAGATGGACGAGAACCGCTCGGTCGACGTGAAGGGCCGCACCATCGTCCCCAACGCCTTCACGATCGGCCTCAGCCAGGCCGACCACGAGCACTTCGCCGAGATCGAGGAGCTCCTCACCCGGGAGCTGTGCGAAGCGGCGCGGGCCTACGCCCGCGACGAGGGCTACTCGTTCCTGGGGCCGGTCGAGGTGTCGCTGGTCGTCGACCCCAAGCTGCGGGCCGGTGCGTTCGACGTCGGCAGCCGCCTGAAGGAGGGCGAGGGCGGCGCCGGCGCCGGCTCGATGGTGATGCCCACCGGCGAGCGCGTCCGGCTGGGCGACCAGGTCTGCACCATCGGCCGCCTTCCCGAGTCGACGGTCGTGCTCACCGACCCGGGCGTGAGCCGCCGGCACGCCGAGATCCGGCCCGCCGGCGACGGCTACGTCGTGGTCGACCTCGGCTCCACCAACGGCACCCGCGTGAACGGGGTGATCGTCGCCGAGCACCGCCTGGGCGACGGCGACGAGGTCACGGTGGGCACCACCCGGATGCGCTTCGAGGCGTCGTAGGGCGGCGGGTTGCCCGAGAGCCTGCTCGACCTCCTCACCATCTGCCTGCTCGGCCTGCTCTACCTGTTCTTCTTCCGCGTGATCCGGGCGGTGTGGGCCGAGCTCCGCCCGCCCGCGCCCCGGGCCGAGGCCGGGCCCGGGCCCGCCCCCGCCGCAGGCACGGCGGCCGGTGGCCACAAGGGGCGTCGCGGCGGCCCGACCCACCTGGTCGTCGTCGAACCCAAGGACGACCGGGGCCGCAGCTGGGAGCTCGCCGACGAGCTCACCGTCGGCCGCGCCGGCGGCTGCGCCATCGCCATCGACGACAGCTTCGTGTCGCAGCTGCACGCCCGGGTCTTCCGCCGCGACGGCCGGCTCTTCGTGGAAGACCTCGGCTCCACCAACGGCACCTTCCTCAACCGCGACCGGGTCGCGGGGCCCGCGGCCATGAGCAAGGGCGACCGGCTCCGGGTCGGCGGCACGGTGCTGGAGGTGCGGTGACCACCCCGGCC
Coding sequences within it:
- a CDS encoding FHA domain-containing protein, which gives rise to MGLKGFERRLERMVEGVFARAFRSELRPVELGRRLVREMDENRSVDVKGRTIVPNAFTIGLSQADHEHFAEIEELLTRELCEAARAYARDEGYSFLGPVEVSLVVDPKLRAGAFDVGSRLKEGEGGAGAGSMVMPTGERVRLGDQVCTIGRLPESTVVLTDPGVSRRHAEIRPAGDGYVVVDLGSTNGTRVNGVIVAEHRLGDGDEVTVGTTRMRFEAS
- a CDS encoding FHA domain-containing protein, which encodes MPESLLDLLTICLLGLLYLFFFRVIRAVWAELRPPAPRAEAGPGPAPAAGTAAGGHKGRRGGPTHLVVVEPKDDRGRSWELADELTVGRAGGCAIAIDDSFVSQLHARVFRRDGRLFVEDLGSTNGTFLNRDRVAGPAAMSKGDRLRVGGTVLEVR